Proteins encoded within one genomic window of Astyanax mexicanus isolate ESR-SI-001 unplaced genomic scaffold, AstMex3_surface scaffold_44, whole genome shotgun sequence:
- the LOC125795227 gene encoding scavenger receptor cysteine-rich type 1 protein M130-like isoform X4, with product MVIFRSPAVNGSRCSGRVEVLHGESWFTVCDADFNQQDAEVVCRELGCGSPVEILGAAAFGRGEGPVWSEELQCRGSESQIHFCPKSSLLKHNCSHDNDVGLVCSGSVRLVDGDSRCAGRVEVLYRGQWGSVCGNNWDMRDAAVVCRELGCGEAVDTYHESYFGSASGPIWMDNVHCSGSESTLRNCESAGWGKHNCDHSKDAGVICSGVRVVGGSHCSGRVEVLHGESWVTVCDADFNQQDAEVVCRELGCGSPVEVLGAAAFGKGKGQVWSEELQCRGDESEITLCPITSSHKYNCSHGNDVGLVCSGHTQARLMNGSDSCSGRVELQYLSEWGTVCDVSWDMRASSVLCAQLKCGSAVAVLGSDWFGEGSGRIWADVFDCQGNETHLLKCPISSWSRTACSHKQDVGLICSGSSLASHEGVVRLTGGMECEGEVEVFFRQDWRRVLLDSWSESEASVVCRQLGYGSVLNISSSSSSSPEHSYMCVTGFNCSGSVAHLRNCSSSQAVNCSSTEQLYITCSGYSFIRLVGSGGDCAGRLEVFHSGSWGTVSDELWDIEDAQVVCRQLQCGVALSAPVPVPARFGSGTGPIWLNEVECEGNEAYLWNCRYQLCGEDECGHKDDVGVVCSEYKEIRLTEGCEGNLEVYYNGTWGNVCVNGMTDETAKLICRELNCGRTGSESWSKARVESAPNWLDNVKCRKHDSTLWHCPSSSWGENRCDNRNEVACITCSENGNTLDLTNWLCDSSPHERPCSKHIPLRLRGGVGSCSGWLQVYHNKTWGSVCGDLWDIRDAQVICRQLGCGPALSANRRAADGSGGGTIWMNRVKCRGNEIHLWDCPHSLKNHTDCSHSAGVTCGGFLYHTLPLNNKRGQMGHFVLQDSQPQTRRIILPQTPPPAVPSIYPVSLLVLGSVLFLALVLLVVLFYQNRVLRRVISKRRKTSAEPVYEEIDTRLIPKRITVSTETSFC from the exons atggtaatttttaggagtcctgctgttaatggctctcgctgctctggaagagtggaggttcttcatggtgagagctggttcacagtgtgtgatgctgactttaaccagcaggatgcagaggttgtgtgtcgagagctgggctgtggttctcctgtggagattctgggagcagctgcttttggtagaggggagggtccggtgtggtcagaggagcttcagtgtagaggcagcgaatcacagattcacttctgtccaaaatcatctttactcaaacacaactgctcccatgataatgatgtgggactggtgtgttctg gcagtgtgaggttggtagatggtgacagtcgctgtgctgggagagtggaggttctttatagaggacagtggggatcagtgtgtggtaataactgggatatgagagatgctgcagtggtgtgtagagagctgggctgtggagaagctgtagatacATATCATGAGTCTTACTTTGGATCAgcatcaggaccaatctggatggataatgtgcactgcagtggctctgagtctacactgaggaactgtgaatcagcaggatggggtaaacataactgtgatcattctaaagatgctggagtcatctgttcag GAGTCCGGGTGGTTGGTGGTTCTCActgttctgggagagtggaggttcttcatggagagagctgggtcacagtgtgtgatgctgactttaaccagcaggatgcagag gttgtgtgtcgagagctgggctgtggttctcctgtggaggttctgggagcagctgcttttggtaaagggaagggtcaggtgtggtcagaggagcttcagtgtagaggagatgaatctgagattactctctgtccaataacctcttcacacaaatacaactgctctcatggtaatgatgtgggacttgtatgttctg GTCatactcaggctcggctgatgaacggctcagactcttgttctggtcgagtggagctccagtacctcagtgagtggggtacagtgtgtgatgtaagctgggatatgagagcttccagtgtcctctgtgctcagctgaagtgtgggagtgctgtggctgtgttggggtcagactggtttggggaggggagtggccggatctgggcggatgtgtttgattgtcaggggaacgaaacacacctgttaaagtgtcccatttcatcatggagtcgaactgcatgctctcataaacaggatgttggactcatctgcagtg gttcttctctggcgtctcatgagggtGTAGTGAGATTgactggagggatggagtgtgagggcGAGGTAgaggttttcttcaggcaggactggaggagagttctgctggactcctggagtgagtctgaggcctctgtggtctgcagacagctgggctatggttctgtactcaacatctccagctcctcttcatccagtcctgaacacagctacatgtgtgtgacgggtttcaactgctctgggagtgtagctcatctgaggaactgcagcagctcacaagcagttaactgcagctccacggaacagctctacatcacctgctctg gctacagcttcatcaggctggttggttctgggggagactgtgctggaaggctggaggttttccacagtggatcatgggggacagtgagtgatgaattgtgggatattgaggatgcgcaggtggtctgcagacagctgcagtgtggagtcgccctcagtgctccagtaccagtaccagcccggtttggatctggaactggacccatatggctgaatgaggtggagtgtgaggggaacgaggcgtatctgtggaactgcagatatcagctgtgtggagaggatgaatgtggacacaaggatgatgtaggagtcgtctgctcag agtataaagagatcagactgactgagggctgtgaggggaatctggag gtgtactataatggaacctgggggaatgtgtgtgtaaatgggatgactgatgaaacggcaaaattgatctgtcgagagctgaactgtggaagaactggcagtgagtcttggtctaaagcaagagtggaatcagctcctaactggctggataatgtaaaatgtaggaaacatgactccactctgtggcactgtccatcttcttcctggggggagaacaggtgtgataatcgcaatgaggttgcttgcattacctgctcag agaatggaaatacactagatttgacaaattggctgtgtgattcatctcctcatgagagaccgtgctcaa agcacattcctctgaggctgaggggaggagtaggaagctgttctggatggctgcaggtgtatcataataaaacatgggggtctgtatgtggtgatctgtgggacatcagggatgctcaggtgatctgcaggcagctgggttgtgggccggcgctgagtgctaatagaagagctgctgatggttctggtggaggaactatctggatgaacagagtgaagtgtagagggaatgagattcacctgtgggactgtcctcattccctgaagaaccacactgactgctcccacagtgctggagtcacttgtggag gcttcctgtatcatactttgcctttaaataataaaagaggacagatgggacattttgtcttgcaag attctcaaccacagacaagaagaatcatacttccacaaactcctccaccagctgttccctccatctatccagtgtctctcctggttctgggatctgtgctcttcctggccttagtgcttctggttgtgctgttttatcagaacagagtgctcaggagag
- the LOC125795227 gene encoding scavenger receptor cysteine-rich type 1 protein M130-like isoform X1, translating to MVIFRSPAVNGSRCSGRVEVLHGESWFTVCDADFNQQDAEVVCRELGCGSPVEILGAAAFGRGEGPVWSEELQCRGSESQIHFCPKSSLLKHNCSHDNDVGLVCSGSVRLVDGDSRCAGRVEVLYRGQWGSVCGNNWDMRDAAVVCRELGCGEAVDTYHESYFGSASGPIWMDNVHCSGSESTLRNCESAGWGKHNCDHSKDAGVICSGVRVVGGSHCSGRVEVLHGESWVTVCDADFNQQDAEVVCRELGCGSPVEVLGAAAFGKGKGQVWSEELQCRGDESEITLCPITSSHKYNCSHGNDVGLVCSGHTQARLMNGSDSCSGRVELQYLSEWGTVCDVSWDMRASSVLCAQLKCGSAVAVLGSDWFGEGSGRIWADVFDCQGNETHLLKCPISSWSRTACSHKQDVGLICSGSSLASHEGVVRLTGGMECEGEVEVFFRQDWRRVLLDSWSESEASVVCRQLGYGSVLNISSSSSSSPEHSYMCVTGFNCSGSVAHLRNCSSSQAVNCSSTEQLYITCSGYSFIRLVGSGGDCAGRLEVFHSGSWGTVSDELWDIEDAQVVCRQLQCGVALSAPVPVPARFGSGTGPIWLNEVECEGNEAYLWNCRYQLCGEDECGHKDDVGVVCSEYKEIRLTEGCEGNLEVYYNGTWGNVCVNGMTDETAKLICRELNCGRTGSESWSKARVESAPNWLDNVKCRKHDSTLWHCPSSSWGENRCDNRNEVACITCSENGNTLDLTNWLCDSSPHERPCSKHIPLRLRGGVGSCSGWLQVYHNKTWGSVCGDLWDIRDAQVICRQLGCGPALSANRRAADGSGGGTIWMNRVKCRGNEIHLWDCPHSLKNHTDCSHSAGVTCGGFLYHTLPLNNKRGQMGHFVLQDSQPQTRRIILPQTPPPAVPSIYPVSLLVLGSVLFLALVLLVVLFYQNRVLRRVISKRRKTSAEPVYEEIDTRLIPKRITVSTESKSKMFFSSLKADMSGLYRNNVAVNQILVR from the exons atggtaatttttaggagtcctgctgttaatggctctcgctgctctggaagagtggaggttcttcatggtgagagctggttcacagtgtgtgatgctgactttaaccagcaggatgcagaggttgtgtgtcgagagctgggctgtggttctcctgtggagattctgggagcagctgcttttggtagaggggagggtccggtgtggtcagaggagcttcagtgtagaggcagcgaatcacagattcacttctgtccaaaatcatctttactcaaacacaactgctcccatgataatgatgtgggactggtgtgttctg gcagtgtgaggttggtagatggtgacagtcgctgtgctgggagagtggaggttctttatagaggacagtggggatcagtgtgtggtaataactgggatatgagagatgctgcagtggtgtgtagagagctgggctgtggagaagctgtagatacATATCATGAGTCTTACTTTGGATCAgcatcaggaccaatctggatggataatgtgcactgcagtggctctgagtctacactgaggaactgtgaatcagcaggatggggtaaacataactgtgatcattctaaagatgctggagtcatctgttcag GAGTCCGGGTGGTTGGTGGTTCTCActgttctgggagagtggaggttcttcatggagagagctgggtcacagtgtgtgatgctgactttaaccagcaggatgcagag gttgtgtgtcgagagctgggctgtggttctcctgtggaggttctgggagcagctgcttttggtaaagggaagggtcaggtgtggtcagaggagcttcagtgtagaggagatgaatctgagattactctctgtccaataacctcttcacacaaatacaactgctctcatggtaatgatgtgggacttgtatgttctg GTCatactcaggctcggctgatgaacggctcagactcttgttctggtcgagtggagctccagtacctcagtgagtggggtacagtgtgtgatgtaagctgggatatgagagcttccagtgtcctctgtgctcagctgaagtgtgggagtgctgtggctgtgttggggtcagactggtttggggaggggagtggccggatctgggcggatgtgtttgattgtcaggggaacgaaacacacctgttaaagtgtcccatttcatcatggagtcgaactgcatgctctcataaacaggatgttggactcatctgcagtg gttcttctctggcgtctcatgagggtGTAGTGAGATTgactggagggatggagtgtgagggcGAGGTAgaggttttcttcaggcaggactggaggagagttctgctggactcctggagtgagtctgaggcctctgtggtctgcagacagctgggctatggttctgtactcaacatctccagctcctcttcatccagtcctgaacacagctacatgtgtgtgacgggtttcaactgctctgggagtgtagctcatctgaggaactgcagcagctcacaagcagttaactgcagctccacggaacagctctacatcacctgctctg gctacagcttcatcaggctggttggttctgggggagactgtgctggaaggctggaggttttccacagtggatcatgggggacagtgagtgatgaattgtgggatattgaggatgcgcaggtggtctgcagacagctgcagtgtggagtcgccctcagtgctccagtaccagtaccagcccggtttggatctggaactggacccatatggctgaatgaggtggagtgtgaggggaacgaggcgtatctgtggaactgcagatatcagctgtgtggagaggatgaatgtggacacaaggatgatgtaggagtcgtctgctcag agtataaagagatcagactgactgagggctgtgaggggaatctggag gtgtactataatggaacctgggggaatgtgtgtgtaaatgggatgactgatgaaacggcaaaattgatctgtcgagagctgaactgtggaagaactggcagtgagtcttggtctaaagcaagagtggaatcagctcctaactggctggataatgtaaaatgtaggaaacatgactccactctgtggcactgtccatcttcttcctggggggagaacaggtgtgataatcgcaatgaggttgcttgcattacctgctcag agaatggaaatacactagatttgacaaattggctgtgtgattcatctcctcatgagagaccgtgctcaa agcacattcctctgaggctgaggggaggagtaggaagctgttctggatggctgcaggtgtatcataataaaacatgggggtctgtatgtggtgatctgtgggacatcagggatgctcaggtgatctgcaggcagctgggttgtgggccggcgctgagtgctaatagaagagctgctgatggttctggtggaggaactatctggatgaacagagtgaagtgtagagggaatgagattcacctgtgggactgtcctcattccctgaagaaccacactgactgctcccacagtgctggagtcacttgtggag gcttcctgtatcatactttgcctttaaataataaaagaggacagatgggacattttgtcttgcaag attctcaaccacagacaagaagaatcatacttccacaaactcctccaccagctgttccctccatctatccagtgtctctcctggttctgggatctgtgctcttcctggccttagtgcttctggttgtgctgttttatcagaacagagtgctcaggagag
- the LOC125795227 gene encoding scavenger receptor cysteine-rich type 1 protein M130-like isoform X2, which translates to MVIFRSPAVNGSRCSGRVEVLHGESWFTVCDADFNQQDAEVVCRELGCGSPVEILGAAAFGRGEGPVWSEELQCRGSESQIHFCPKSSLLKHNCSHDNDVGLVCSGSVRLVDGDSRCAGRVEVLYRGQWGSVCGNNWDMRDAAVVCRELGCGEAVDTYHESYFGSASGPIWMDNVHCSGSESTLRNCESAGWGKHNCDHSKDAGVICSGVRVVGGSHCSGRVEVLHGESWVTVCDADFNQQDAEVVCRELGCGSPVEVLGAAAFGKGKGQVWSEELQCRGDESEITLCPITSSHKYNCSHGHTQARLMNGSDSCSGRVELQYLSEWGTVCDVSWDMRASSVLCAQLKCGSAVAVLGSDWFGEGSGRIWADVFDCQGNETHLLKCPISSWSRTACSHKQDVGLICSGSSLASHEGVVRLTGGMECEGEVEVFFRQDWRRVLLDSWSESEASVVCRQLGYGSVLNISSSSSSSPEHSYMCVTGFNCSGSVAHLRNCSSSQAVNCSSTEQLYITCSGYSFIRLVGSGGDCAGRLEVFHSGSWGTVSDELWDIEDAQVVCRQLQCGVALSAPVPVPARFGSGTGPIWLNEVECEGNEAYLWNCRYQLCGEDECGHKDDVGVVCSEYKEIRLTEGCEGNLEVYYNGTWGNVCVNGMTDETAKLICRELNCGRTGSESWSKARVESAPNWLDNVKCRKHDSTLWHCPSSSWGENRCDNRNEVACITCSENGNTLDLTNWLCDSSPHERPCSKHIPLRLRGGVGSCSGWLQVYHNKTWGSVCGDLWDIRDAQVICRQLGCGPALSANRRAADGSGGGTIWMNRVKCRGNEIHLWDCPHSLKNHTDCSHSAGVTCGGFLYHTLPLNNKRGQMGHFVLQDSQPQTRRIILPQTPPPAVPSIYPVSLLVLGSVLFLALVLLVVLFYQNRVLRRVISKRRKTSAEPVYEEIDTRLIPKRITVSTESKSKMFFSSLKADMSGLYRNNVAVNQILVR; encoded by the exons atggtaatttttaggagtcctgctgttaatggctctcgctgctctggaagagtggaggttcttcatggtgagagctggttcacagtgtgtgatgctgactttaaccagcaggatgcagaggttgtgtgtcgagagctgggctgtggttctcctgtggagattctgggagcagctgcttttggtagaggggagggtccggtgtggtcagaggagcttcagtgtagaggcagcgaatcacagattcacttctgtccaaaatcatctttactcaaacacaactgctcccatgataatgatgtgggactggtgtgttctg gcagtgtgaggttggtagatggtgacagtcgctgtgctgggagagtggaggttctttatagaggacagtggggatcagtgtgtggtaataactgggatatgagagatgctgcagtggtgtgtagagagctgggctgtggagaagctgtagatacATATCATGAGTCTTACTTTGGATCAgcatcaggaccaatctggatggataatgtgcactgcagtggctctgagtctacactgaggaactgtgaatcagcaggatggggtaaacataactgtgatcattctaaagatgctggagtcatctgttcag GAGTCCGGGTGGTTGGTGGTTCTCActgttctgggagagtggaggttcttcatggagagagctgggtcacagtgtgtgatgctgactttaaccagcaggatgcagag gttgtgtgtcgagagctgggctgtggttctcctgtggaggttctgggagcagctgcttttggtaaagggaagggtcaggtgtggtcagaggagcttcagtgtagaggagatgaatctgagattactctctgtccaataacctcttcacacaaatacaactgctctcatg GTCatactcaggctcggctgatgaacggctcagactcttgttctggtcgagtggagctccagtacctcagtgagtggggtacagtgtgtgatgtaagctgggatatgagagcttccagtgtcctctgtgctcagctgaagtgtgggagtgctgtggctgtgttggggtcagactggtttggggaggggagtggccggatctgggcggatgtgtttgattgtcaggggaacgaaacacacctgttaaagtgtcccatttcatcatggagtcgaactgcatgctctcataaacaggatgttggactcatctgcagtg gttcttctctggcgtctcatgagggtGTAGTGAGATTgactggagggatggagtgtgagggcGAGGTAgaggttttcttcaggcaggactggaggagagttctgctggactcctggagtgagtctgaggcctctgtggtctgcagacagctgggctatggttctgtactcaacatctccagctcctcttcatccagtcctgaacacagctacatgtgtgtgacgggtttcaactgctctgggagtgtagctcatctgaggaactgcagcagctcacaagcagttaactgcagctccacggaacagctctacatcacctgctctg gctacagcttcatcaggctggttggttctgggggagactgtgctggaaggctggaggttttccacagtggatcatgggggacagtgagtgatgaattgtgggatattgaggatgcgcaggtggtctgcagacagctgcagtgtggagtcgccctcagtgctccagtaccagtaccagcccggtttggatctggaactggacccatatggctgaatgaggtggagtgtgaggggaacgaggcgtatctgtggaactgcagatatcagctgtgtggagaggatgaatgtggacacaaggatgatgtaggagtcgtctgctcag agtataaagagatcagactgactgagggctgtgaggggaatctggag gtgtactataatggaacctgggggaatgtgtgtgtaaatgggatgactgatgaaacggcaaaattgatctgtcgagagctgaactgtggaagaactggcagtgagtcttggtctaaagcaagagtggaatcagctcctaactggctggataatgtaaaatgtaggaaacatgactccactctgtggcactgtccatcttcttcctggggggagaacaggtgtgataatcgcaatgaggttgcttgcattacctgctcag agaatggaaatacactagatttgacaaattggctgtgtgattcatctcctcatgagagaccgtgctcaa agcacattcctctgaggctgaggggaggagtaggaagctgttctggatggctgcaggtgtatcataataaaacatgggggtctgtatgtggtgatctgtgggacatcagggatgctcaggtgatctgcaggcagctgggttgtgggccggcgctgagtgctaatagaagagctgctgatggttctggtggaggaactatctggatgaacagagtgaagtgtagagggaatgagattcacctgtgggactgtcctcattccctgaagaaccacactgactgctcccacagtgctggagtcacttgtggag gcttcctgtatcatactttgcctttaaataataaaagaggacagatgggacattttgtcttgcaag attctcaaccacagacaagaagaatcatacttccacaaactcctccaccagctgttccctccatctatccagtgtctctcctggttctgggatctgtgctcttcctggccttagtgcttctggttgtgctgttttatcagaacagagtgctcaggagag